The genomic region GCCATCAGAAACAGGCCGATAGCCAGTTTACCCTCCCAGGAAAGCTTGAAAACCTTACCTGCCGGATCAACGGCATCCGGCAGAGTCTCGACTAAATAAAAAAGCGCAAATAACCCTGCTCCTATCATAATAAACACAATACGCCGCCAGTTTATCCGCACCCTTACCGGGGCCAGTCTAATCTCTTCCGGCATCTCCGGCAGGCCTTCGCCGACCGGCATTCTTTCTTTTTCTTCTGCCATTAGCTATCCTCCCTCCATCCTTCCAGAACCGATAACCCACGCATCTTCACGGCTGACTGCATAAGTGGCCTCGCCTGAAGGGAAATATGCAGATTTACGGATGGGCGGTTGGGCAAAATCAGTCTCCCAGCACCATCCCGGAAATTTCGGTGAACAGCTCACTGAGGCGAATTATTCCCACCACCTTGTTATCCTGGAGCACCGGCATCATGCCGACATTCTCTTTGATCATTAGGAAGATGGCCTTGGCGATAGGACTTTCCGCTTCCACCGTGATCTTAATGGGGCTCATCACCTCACTGACTGGCTTCTGCGCCTCTTGTTTCATGTTGGGCCCGAACAGATCTCCCAACAACACGGTAAGACTGATATCCTGTTTGACCAACACAGTTTCTTTGAGGAATCGGGGTTCCAGACCCTTGATAATGTCTCTCAGGGTTAAAATACCCACAAGCTGGTATTTTTCATCGAACACCAGCACCGCCCGGGGTTCAAACACCCCTTCAAACTTAATGGCCGTCTCCCGGACAATAGCCATGGCCTGACGCAGGGTGAACCAATAGGGGATATGAGGATAATCCTCCAACCGGATCATCAGGTCTTTAACTTTGGTCTTATTCGGCATGGGCTCCTCCGCTAACCTAGGACGTTGCATTTTGTTACATTTATCACAAGAATTGATTTTTGTTTGTAGTGCAAATACTTTAAAATGTCAAGAAATTCTTAAGACAAGATATATTTTGAAGTATTTTCTTTTGACAAAAATGAACTTTACGTGTAATAATTCACATATCCCTGTCCCGCTCAGGAGAATGCCATCATGGTGAAACAACCCCGTTACTTTTTGCAATACTTAATCCTGGTCGTAGTAGCCACTACTTTTTGGGCCAGCAGTGGGGGGGCGGCCCCGGCAGCCGCTGCCGGGGATCGACTCAGCCTGTCCGGGGCCATTAACAATCCCCAGGGCAAAGGGGTCAAAGAGGTGGAAGTGGAGATCCTGGTCAACGGCCAGCCGGTGCACCTGGAGGGCGAGGAGGCTGTCGCCACGGGCAGCCAGGGCACCTTCGTGGCGGAAGTGCACTTGCCGGCGGGCACACTGCCCGCCGCCGAGGTGACGGTCAAGGCCCACAAACCGTGCTGGCGGTCCATTGCCCCTACTCCGGTCAAACTGATCGAAGTCGGCACCGACCAGGAAGGCAATCGGCTATTTCAGGCGCACCAGCAGTTTACCCTGTATCGTCAGATCACCCCGGCCTTTTGGCTGGCGACCCTGACGCTGCTCTTTGTGTATGGCATCATTGCCGCCGAACTGATGCACCGTACCCTGGCGGCGCTCTTGGGCGCGGCGTTAATTCTATTTATTAGCTATACCGCCGGAACCTTCGATAAAAGCTACTTTATTTTGGGCTTCGAGGACGCCATGCACGCCATTGACATGAATGTCATTTTCCTGCTTATGGGCATGATGATCATTGTCGGGGTGCTGAAAAAAACCGGTCTGTTCCAGTGGCTGGCCTTTAAGTCCTACGCCATGGCCCGGGGCAATGTCTTTATCCTGTCCTGCATCCTGATGGTGGTTACCGCAGTCTGCTCAGCTTTCCTGGATAATGTCACCACCATGT from Deltaproteobacteria bacterium harbors:
- a CDS encoding SLC13/DASS family transporter, translated to MAEEKERMPVGEGLPEMPEEIRLAPVRVRINWRRIVFIMIGAGLFALFYLVETLPDAVDPAGKVFKLSWEGKLAIGLFLMAGVWWVFEVMPIGATSIAIGVVQTLFWIRPAKQALGDF
- a CDS encoding CBS domain-containing protein, whose product is MPNKTKVKDLMIRLEDYPHIPYWFTLRQAMAIVRETAIKFEGVFEPRAVLVFDEKYQLVGILTLRDIIKGLEPRFLKETVLVKQDISLTVLLGDLFGPNMKQEAQKPVSEVMSPIKITVEAESPIAKAIFLMIKENVGMMPVLQDNKVVGIIRLSELFTEISGMVLGD